The Tenebrio molitor chromosome 3, icTenMoli1.1, whole genome shotgun sequence genome contains a region encoding:
- the LOC138125386 gene encoding 1,5-anhydro-D-fructose reductase-like — MLEILNNFTKITSVVTTLLPGRLFTKMASTSFLTLPSGQKMPAIGLGTWEAKTQEEVQTALDTALELGYRHIDTAWVYENESAIGQVLKKWLSSGKLAREDLFVTTKLPMVGVHPDRVETFMKKSLKNLQLDYVDLYLIHFPVGCKYEEGAVRPLINENGEVETEPKTDHATLWQKMEEQVDAGRAKNIGLSNYNISQIETVLKSARIKPANLQVELHVYLQQRELVDFCQKNSITVVAYSPLGNPGYNKFLEKMGKQPRNLTNILDDPVINELAKKHSKTPAQIVLRFLIERGVAAIPKSVTPKRIEENINIFDFSLDGEEMNSLCNLEIGETARVCDFKVFGGLDKHPDFPMK, encoded by the exons ATGTtggaaattttgaataattttacaaaaatcacaaGTGTTGTGACAACTTTGCTTCCTGGCAGattgtttacaaaaatggcaTCGACAAGCTTCCTAACTTTACCAAGTGGCCAAAAAATGCCAGCAATTGGCTTGGGAACATGGGAG GCAAAAACTCAAGAAGAAGTGCAAACAGCCTTAGATACTGCACTTGAGTTGGGTTATCGCCACATAGACACTGCTTGGGTTTATGAAAATGAATCAGCAATTGGTCAAGTGTTGAAGAAATGGTTGTCATCTGGAAAACTGGCCAGAGAagatttatttgtaactacCAAACTACCAATGGTGGGAGTTCATCCAGACAGAGTGGAAACTTTCatgaaaaaatctttaaaaaaccTGCAGTTAGATTATGTTGATTTATATCTGATTCATTTTCCTGTAGGGTGCAAATATGAAGAGGGAGCAGTGAGACCTCTAATTAATGAGAATGGGGAGGTAGAGACTGAACCTAAAACTGATCATGCAACTCTGTGGCAG aaaatggAAGAACAAGTAGATGCAGGAAGAGCCAAGAATATTGGTTTATCCAATTATAATATCTCCCAAATTGAGACAGTCTTAAAATCTGCAAGAATTAAACCTGCCAACTTGCAAGTTGAACTTCATGTATACTTACAGCAGCGTGAACTTGTTGATTTTTGTCAGAAAAATAGTATCACTGTGGTTGCTTACTCTCCCTTAGGAAATCctggttacaacaaatttttggagAAAATGGGAAAGCA ACCTAGGAATTTAACAAATATTCTGGATGACCCTGTCATCAATGAACTTGCAAAAAAACACTCAAAAACCCCAGCTCAGATTGTGCTACGATTTTTGATCGAAAGAGGTGTTGCTGCCATACCAAAAAGCGTGACCCCAAAGCGTATCGAAGAAAATATAAAcatctttgatttttccctcgATGGAGAGGAAATGAATTCTTTGTGCAACCTGGAAATTGGGGAAACAGCTCGTGTGTGTGACTTCAAAGTTTTTGGAGG GCTAGATAAACATCCAGACTTCCCGATGAAGTAA
- the Prim1 gene encoding DNA primase small subunit, with product MSISTYNEEILPDLLPLYYKRVFPVAVFHKWLCYGDSAKFNRREISFTLVGDIYLRYQAFGSVEEFAQALHKRFPIKIDIGAVYEESLHMRSCVGAKTPLEREVVFDIDMTDYDEVRTCCSGADVCSKCWKFMAIACKILDAALKEDFGFENILWVFSGRRGIHCWVADKKARALDDNQRSAVAENLQIVKGGQTTRKVKLPQNIPYSLQRALRIVDQYFEKAVLVEQDILGTNDRVKDFLQNVEENLRPLFKEPMLKHQTSVERWNAFQNTFQKLSKEQKFPKYLKHMVEEIKLYYSYPRLDINVTKSLNHLLKAPFCVHPKTGKISVPFKAKFVDNFDPSTVPTICQVLDEINVYDAKTKEQEKALMETSTQSLDEQVNVKIKDYKKTSLLKYVTVFNEFLRGLQNAAAKTNSAKKGAAMEY from the exons ATGAGTATTAGCACGTACAACGAAGAAATCTTACCGGATTTGTTACCACTTTATTACAAGCGAGTGTTTCCAGTTGCGGTTTTCCACAAATGGCTTTGTTACG GAGACTCGGCGAAATTCAACAGAAGAGAAATATCGTTCACTCTGGTCGGCGACATTTACCTTCGGTACCAGGCATTCGGTAGCGTGGAAGAGTTTGCACAAGCTCTGCATAAGAGATTTCCCATTAAAATCGACATCGGGGCCGTTTACGAAGAAAGCCTGCACATGCGAAGTTGCGTCGGTGCTAAAACCCCACTCGAAAGGGAAGTTGTTTTTGATATTGACATGACAGATTATGATGAGGTGAGGACGTGTTGTTCAGGGGCAGATGTTTGCTCAAAATGTTGGAAATTTATGGCCATCGCGTGTAAAATATTAGACGCGGCGTTGAAAGAGGATTTcggttttgaaaatatcttgtGGGTCTTCTCGGGACGTAGGGGTATTCACTGTTGGGTAGCTGACAAGAAAGCTAGGGCTCTAGATGACAATCAGAGATCTGCCGTTGCCGAGAACTTGCAGATAGTGAAGGGCGGCCAGACCACCAGGAAGGTGAAACTCCCCCAAAACATTCCTTATTCGCTCCA GAGGGCGTTGAGAATTGTTGATCAGTATTTCGAAAAAGCGGTTCTTGTCGAGCAGGACATTTTAGGGACTAACGACCGGGTTAAAGactttttgcaaaatgttgagGAAAACCTCAGGCCACTGTTTAAAGAGCCAATGCTGAAGCATCAAACTTCAGTGGAGCGGTGGAACGCTTTTCAgaacacttttcaaaaattgtccaAAGAG caaaaatttccgaaatatttaaaacacatGGTTGAAGAGATTAAGTTATACTATTCATATCCCCGCCTCGATATAAATGTCACCAAAAGCTTAAACCATTTGCTGAAGGCTCCATTCTGCGTCCATCCTAAGACCGGTAAAATTTCAGTGCCTTTTAAAGCCAAATTCGTCGACAATTTCGATCCCAGCACAGTACCGACAATATG TCAAGTTCTTGACGAGATTAACGTCTATGATGCAAAGACAAAGGAGCAAGAAAAGGCTTTAATGGAGACGTCCACGCAGTCCCTTGATGAACAGGTCAATGTAAAGATCAAGGACTATAAAAAAACAAGTCTACTGAAATATGTTACGGTTTTTAATGAGTTTTTGAGAGGGTTACAGAACGCTGCAGCTAAAACTAATTCCGCTAAAAAAG GAGCCGCGATGGAATACTAA